A portion of the Rhizoctonia solani chromosome 6, complete sequence genome contains these proteins:
- a CDS encoding HMG (high mobility group) box protein, whose product MRPALYAHTSTQIRAFSLARIALEPVRKATPPPPPPPAAKGKTGAAAIKYATKSTSTGKTAAPAKKASSATTKTTSASASAAPASAKRVRLTEKERAARDRGREREKIAKQKEREREREKARKAKEREKEHEKKEKAKARELAKKEKEKAKAEMAKAIKKPYPPPPRAPATAYLLFTSDRTVDRDRGEGVTEDAIKASQAWKHLSDAQRDVYTKKAEQARAAWKEDVAKWVSTLNLAQLHAARANREPGTRDDAALNVLPKRPGNGYALFLSDVTSRQDFRDKVDALVKKEHPKDEKDLVQKRISLYGRTSADIWRSMSDKEKAVYSNKATEAKAQWDKKFGHLIAEQKEEIAAAHQ is encoded by the exons ATGCGCCCAGcgctatatgcgcatactTCGACACAGATCCGCGCGTTTAGTCTCGCTCGTATTGCTCTCGAGCCGGTACGAAAGGCTACACCCCCTCCGCCTCCTCCGCCTGCTGCAAAGGGCAAGACAGGCGCAGCTGCTATCAAGTATGCTACCAAGTCTACCTCTACAGGCAAGACCGCAGCTCCTGCGAAGAAAGCTTCGAGTGCGACCACCAAGACTACTTCTGCTTCTGCTTCTGCAGCGCCTGCTTCTGCTAAGAGAGTTCGGCTAACCGAGAAGGAGCGAGCAGCTAGGGACAGGGGCAGGGAGAGAGAGAAGATAGCCAAGCAAAaggaaagggaaagggaGCGCGAGAAAGCTCGCAAAGCCAAGGAGCGTGAAAAGGAACAcgagaagaaagaaaaggccaAGGCACGCGAGCTGGCTaagaaggagaaggagaaagccaaggccgaAATGGCCAAGGCAATCAAGA AACCATATCCCCCACCACCCAGAGCACCCGCCACCGCCTACCTACTGTTCACATCCGATCGGACTGTTGATCGGGACAGAGGTGAAGGGGTTACGGAGGATGCCATCAAGGCATCCCAGGCCTGGAAACATCTTTCTGATGCCCAACGTGAC GTTTATACCAAGAAAGCCGAACAAGCCCGCGCCGCCTGGAAGGAAGACGTCGCGAAATGGGTTTCTACACTCAACTTGGCTCAACTCCACGCTGCTCGTGCTAACCGCGAGCCAGGAACCCGCGATGATGCTGCGCTGAATGTCTTGCCTAAACGTCCGGGCAATGGATATGCGCTCTTCTTGTCGGATGTAACCAGTCGTCAGGACTTCCGCGACAAGGTTGATGCCCTTGTCAAAAAGGAACATCCCAAGGATGAAAAGGATCTTGTCCAGAAGAGGATCAGTTTGTATGGACGCACTTCGGCAGACATTTGGAGGTCAATGAgcgacaaggagaaggcC GTATACTCGAACAAAGCCACGGAGGCCAAGGCCCAATGGGATAAGAAATTTGGACATCTTATTGCAGAGCAAAAGGAAGAGATCGCTGCAGCTCATCAGTGA